In Aspergillus luchuensis IFO 4308 DNA, chromosome 1, nearly complete sequence, the following are encoded in one genomic region:
- a CDS encoding ankyrin repeat protein (COG:M;~EggNog:ENOG410PI1N;~InterPro:IPR002523,IPR002110,IPR036770,IPR020683;~PFAM:PF13857,PF12796,PF00023,PF01544,PF13637, PF13606;~TransMembrane:2 (o957-983i995-1016o);~go_component: GO:0016020 - membrane [Evidence IEA];~go_function: GO:0005515 - protein binding [Evidence IEA];~go_function: GO:0046873 - metal ion transmembrane transporter activity [Evidence IEA];~go_process: GO:0030001 - metal ion transport [Evidence IEA];~go_process: GO:0055085 - transmembrane transport [Evidence IEA]) has translation MASDGHDRLEPRLLRAAESDQVEALQHVVELARDNGQLSDNFLRIGLMRSCERGSIAATQFLLSLGAKTDVANNRPSPLLRAVERNHVRIVQLLLDYGASPEITDKKGRTALMTAAWKNHWHVLHLLISRGADVNAKDQKKRNVLHNLAADKQCDWGEDVIELLLRTSCKLDGVQGQDDLGRTPLHWACATGKLRFAEMLLARPEGPIADVNAVDFRNKTSLHIAVSHGRDDIVQLLLRHKADINARSDGGWTPLHNACDKGAELIVRILLREGAQINSQLLTGITPLHLAAQAGHREIVECLMEYKDLKTRIRDNFGSTPFLRAAQFKRRDIVSLLAPFNNVDALTPEAKGACEGFEATVVDFGNFHNENRVKKTSVYNLLYGRDPGNPRKQAFTTLPADSRATDFRWIHLPANNLTWVEALLTKSFIEEGAHDVESFKGLERSFRYQHRGQKIHSHFMRPLCQSTPRAARLREEDSSEEKEMVSPRILVNGQSLEAPKSPGEGGSPRGRKLGGKGDRSDTNLQNDNGPSGKKGKNTTKHSKSGGFKKPESRNQSVVAHERHRPVLSLCKEQAHTTCNVCMFMPYLHFETDERRKKMQEAIKRAETRNFAHPGLTRTPTRDELLISAHLASSTSSLHIRRTLDQFFYPNIDTQTRDQDQVVYRYQTKGQGSERSWAEPKIFMVDQLWMWIVGTNLIVTSFPQRWDQPKNDPLNVLDGIIEDINSKTREPVRSVYDLAIIITTRCSGVFDRHRMGDEEYQFLDMFEASIGVATDRETVLFNRFNRASAQASDWLKNHRKLSRFARDPLTKGEPAEKSFERFLKEEEEEDAQPLFVDNLLDIGQETELLSEAKDIRDELNMIRTVLQHQQNVLLDFQEAICEIYYGQQRSQHEVKKRFKEQQRTIDMHLKDIDRMDKQAERIYSSITDLLDLKQKHANAFEARFARDQAAGTTRQGKIMMVFTIVTIIFLPLSFITSVFAINMAEFEGANELHLPYVAKYTFGIGFAISIPLILVALSVDDIGDVCQEGTRRMRRWMSQKRAAASPAGMQDNTRPTAFEIEKILSARRSRKSVEMDTDFAGSLLPVSTRGTTRTMLSRG, from the coding sequence ATGGCGAGCGACGGGCACGATCGTCTGGAACCGCGACTGCTGCGAGCAGCTGAGAGCGACCAGGTCGAGGCTCTGCAACACGTCGTGGAATTGGCCCGCGACAATGGCCAGCTCAGCGACAACTTCCTGCGGATCGGACTCATGCGCAGCTGTGAGCGGGGATCGATCGCAGCGACTCAattcctcctttctctcggCGCAAAGACCGATGTCGCAAATAACCGTCCTTCACCGCTCCTACGCGCTGTCGAGCGCAATCACGTTCGCATCGTGCAGCTCCTACTGGATTATGGCGCGTCGCCGGAGATAACGGATAAGAAAGGCCGGACTGCATTGATGACGGCGGCATGGAAAAATCACTGGCATGTGCTCCACCTTCTCATATCGCGTGGTGCAGACGTCAATGCGAaggaccagaagaagagaaatgtCTTGCACAATCTGGCCGCCGATAAGCAATGCGATTGGGGCGAGGATGTCATCGAGCTTTTGCTGCGCACAAGCTGCAAGCTAGACGGAGTTCAAGGTCAAGATGATTTGGGTCGCACTCCATTACATTGGGCCTGCGCGACGGGGAAATTACGCTTCGCAGAGATGCTTCTTGCCCGACCCGAAGGGCCAATCGCAGATGTGAACGCAGTAGATTTCAGAAACAAGACTTCCCTCCACATTGCTGTCTCCCATGGTCGCGATGATATTGTTCAACTCTTACTCCGGCATAAAGCAGATATCAATGCGAGGAGTGATGGAGGCTGGACGCCTCTTCACAATGCCTGTGACAAAGGAGCTGAATTGATCGTGCGCATATTGTTGCGGGAAGGCGCCCAGATCAACAGCCAATTGTTGACTGGAATCACTCCATTGCATCTGGCGGCGCAGGCAGGCCATCGGGAAATTGTTGAATGTTTGATGGAATACAAAGACCTCAAAACGAGAATCCGAGACAATTTTGGCAGTACACCCTTCCTGCGAGCAGCCCAATTCAAGCGTCGGGATATTGTGTCGCTCCTGGCGCCCTTTAACAATGTCGATGCGCTTACGCCGGAAGCAAAGGGGGCGTGCGAAGGCTTCGAGGCTACTGTTGTGGATTTTGGAAATTTCCACAACGAGAACCGGGTGAAGAAGACGTCCGTTTACAATCTGCTCTATGGGCGTGATCCAGGAAATCCGCGCAAACAAGCCTTTACCACGTTGCCAGCCGACAGTCGAGCGACCGACTTTCGCTGGATCCATCTGCCAGCTAATAATCTTACCTGGGTCGAAGCTTTGCTCACGAAATCATTCATTGAGGAGGGAGCTCACGATGTGGAGAGCTTTAAGGGGCTTGAAAGGTCGTTTCGATATCAACACCGCGGACAAAAAATCCATTCTCACTTTATGCGACCATTGTGCCAGAGTACACCTCGCGCAGCACGACTCCGAGAGGAAGATAGctcggaagagaaggaaatggtGTCTCCCCGGATCTTGGTAAATGGACAATCTCTTGAAGCACCGAAGTCCCcaggggagggaggcagCCCGAGGGGCCGGAAACTAGGCGGCAAAGGTGACCGGTCAGATACCAATCTGCAGAACGATAATGGTCCctctgggaagaagggaaagaacaCTACGAAGCACAGCAAGAGCGGAGGATTTAAAAAGCCAGAATCCAGGAACCAATCCGTTGTCGCCCATGAGAGGCACCGGCCAGTGCTCTCACTGTGCAAGGAGCAAGCCCACACAACCTGCAATGTGTGCATGTTCATGCCTTATCTGCACTTTGAAACAGATGagcgaaggaagaagatgcaggaaGCGATTAAACGAGCTGAGACGCGCAACTTTGCTCACCCGGGTCTAACACGAACTCCTACAAGAGATGAGCTTCTTATCAGCGCGCACTTAGCGTCATCCACCTCTTCGCTGCATATACGACGCACGTTAGATCAATTCTTCTACCCCAACATCGACACGCAGACTCGGGACCAGGATCAGGTTGTGTATCGCTATCAGACGAAGGGGCAAGGTAGCGAGCGCTCCTGGGCCGAGCCCAAAATCTTCATGGTCGACCAgctgtggatgtggattgtAGGAACGAACTTGATTGTGACCAGTTTCCCTCAGCGGTGGGATCAGCCTAAGAATGACCCTCTCAATGTTCTCGATGGTATCATTGAAGACATCAATTCCAAGACTCGGGAACCCGTACGGTCCGTTTACGACCTGGCTATCATTATCACCACCCGCTGCTCTGGCGTGTTCGACCGTCACCGCATGGGGGATGAGGAGTATCAATTCCTAGACATGTTCGAGGCCTCGATCGGTGTGGCCACGGACCGGGAGACCGTGCTTTTCAATCGGTTCAACCGAGCATCAGCGCAGGCATCGGATTGGCTAAAGAACCATCGCAAGCTAAGTCGCTTTGCCAGGGATCCGCTCACCAAGGGTGAGCCAGCCGAGAAAAGCTTTGAGCGATTTctgaaagaagaggaggaagaggatgcgCAGCCCCTCTTTGTGGACAACTTGCTTGACATCGGCCAAGAGACCGAGCTCCTTTCGGAGGCCAAGGATATTCGCGACGAACTCAACATGATCCGAACGGTCCTGCAACACCAGCAAAATGTCCTTCTGGACTTTCAGGAGGCTATCTGTGAGATTTACTACGGACAGCAGCGGTCACAGCATGAGGTCAAGAAGCGGTTCAAGGAACAGCAGCGCACGATCGACATGCACCTGAAGGATATTGACCGGATGGACAAACAAGCCGAACGAATCTATTCTTCCATTACAGACCTGCTGGATCTCAAGCAAAAACATGCCAACGCGTTCGAGGCACGGTTCGCCCGCGATCAAGCGGCCGGAACGACGCGCCAGGGAAAGATCATGATGGTTTTCACAATTGTCACGATCATTTTCCTCCCACTGTCTTTTATCACGTCTGTCTTCGCGATCAACATGGCCGAGTTCGAAGGGGCAAACGAGCTGCATTTGCCGTATGTGGCCAAGTACACGTTTGGCATTGGCTTTGCCATCTCTATTCCCCTGATCTTGGTTGCACTGTCTGTCGATGACATTGGAGACGTCTGTCAGGAAGGCACACGGCGAATGCGCCGATGGATGTCGCAGAAACGAGCTGCTGCATCTCCTGCTGGTATGCAGGACAATACTAGACCGACGGCGTTTGAGATCGAGAAGATTCTCAGTGCTCGTCGGTCTCGGAAGAGTGTTGAAATGGACACGGACTTTGCGGGAAGCTTGCTTCCTGTGTCGACGCGAGGGACTACTCGGACTATGCTGTCCCGTGGATGA
- a CDS encoding uncharacterized protein (COG:S;~EggNog:ENOG410PK0F) codes for MLSAPVKSAKRISSLFSLGSNRDSSIPSSPASPNLPKPSSPDQLPQDARPRSASRPIRAVSNPQSDYADARTPVSPIPNDGFDLDEPLQPPPSLLAVNQDLANSAHNSPDGRPQSRGRGRSGSRPSSAAGLFVPGSGPDSRPGTPSSSSKRRSWMPGRARASSVDPRPATTTAGPSAWIAGLEQKILYDLEPLARGDQIPELWNESGDTYVYLFPQNTGRPASFKVHRTVFVESPSLRDLAVSNDVRNLNALDQQTRTMSLSSPVAGPGSPPLTPQDPLAENDNDSSGSRRMAYMEDDGQDEFQEFHLYLPIPLNSDVSSPSSRISQEDTETLLLFRNLFAFLLGQSLIATSRSPSLFSIFMDVATLLSRFEFTNFDHTNFGETATTSFGNYCEELRLADVRKSREKTIEAIVLGERLRFFPLYLEGFVHGVGKLDELKQLRSPKYGLISPVTQKRLERGFIDLDTRLRVLYSKLDDFDFPSVFSGFANSATSAESKVVRFKNWKIAFMEFRRFTMQYYRQKYGSWPPKARSKKNQFEESGLNRQVVRDLYNDFANLYDMLVDRNSLTTRTLDMAAEGSETSDPDEMMTRALRQIMSEYDRSTPPVQPPIPFDIPQYPSLQALERKPMDAKKEAKKKAKKLKDADINAVLMDSYTREAMKPTPFIEAFMQFERRCAHGKTVNDMIDFRCGQWIFLYCVIQSLPLVVVDVQDVKYVDGVEYFLCIAPRGGAPWIGGDSKTARSWFGVAGGAGVVSLPSDVVINGVEGIYRRSHCWQVAEQWAEKDAILAPPTIEDPYDNESSLSSPYQAQQSSADSSSEQPQQLQQQQQGQGTPLMSPTGLTPPPAIPRLNSPGMNRRAEHRHSIYPGLEALPLPMGVAPMEAPARPISRFNPNMSFDDILKQVPNQKKK; via the exons ATGCTGTCTGCTCCGGTCAAGTCCGCCAAGCGCATCTCGTCCCTGTTTTCCCTGGGGTCCAACAGGGATAGCTCTATTCCATCATCGCCTGCATCTCCGAACCTTCcgaaaccctcctcccccgaccAGCTGCCGCAGGATGCACGCCCGCGAAGCGCCTCCCGACCCATTCGTGCAGTCTCCAACCCTCAAAGCGACTATGCAGACGCTCGGACGCCCGtatcccccatccccaacgaTGGCTTCGACCTGGATGAACCGCTGCAGCCACCCCCGTCGCTACTGGCTGTGAACCAGGACCTGGCCAACAGCGCTCACAACTCTCCAGATGGCAGGCCCCAGAGCAGAGGTCGCGGAAGAAGTGGCAGTCGACCCTCCAGTGCCGCGGGTCTGTTTGTACCCGGTTCAGGTCCCGATTCGCGCCCCGGAaccccttcatcttcatcgaagAGACGGAGCTGGATGCCTGGACGGGCGCGCGCGAGCTCTGTAGATCCCCGACCGGCCACTACCACTGCGGGACCCAGTGCCTGGATTGCCGGGTTGGAACAAAAGATCCTCTACGATCTGGAGCCTTTGGCCCGGGGAGACCAG ATTCCCGAACTCTGGAACGAGAGTGGTGATACCTATGTCTATCTGTTCCCCCAGAACACCGGCAGACCTGCCTCCTTCAAAGTCCACCGCACGGTTTTTGTTGAATCACCATCACTACGTGATTTGGCTGTAAGCAACGATGTCAGAAATCTCAACGCCCTCGACCAACAGACTCGCACAATGTCGTTGAGCAGCCCCGTGGCTGGTCCGGGTTCGCCTCCGTTGACACCTCAGGATCCCTTGGCCGAAAATGACAACGACAGCTCCGGTAGCAGGAGAATGGCGTATATGGAGGATGACGGCCAGGATGAGTTCCAGGAGTTCCATCTCTATCTTCCAATTCCCTTGAACAGCGACGTGTCCAGCCCCAGTAGTCGGATCTCGCAGGAGGACACCGAAACCCTCCTTTTGTTCCGCAACCTTTTTGCATTCCTATTGGGACAATCTTTGATCGCTACCTCCCGATCACCCTCGCTCTTTTCGATCTTCATGGACGTCGCTACACTGCTGTCCCGGTTCGAGTTTACCAACTTCGATCATACCAACTTCGGCGAGACGGCAACTACCAGTTTCGGAAACTACTGCGAGGAGCTGAGGCTAGCTGATGTGCGGAAGAGTCGTGAGAAGACCATCGAGGCTATTGTTCTTGGAGAACGActccgcttcttccccctctaTCTCGAGGGATTCGTGCATGGAGTCGGTAAGCTGGACGAACTGAAGCAGCTGAGAAGCCCCAAGTATGGCCTCATCAGCCCTGTCACGCAGAAGCGATTGGAGCGTGGTTTCATCGACCTGGATACTCGTCTGCGTGTCCTGTACAGTAAGCTTGATGACTTCGATTTCCCTTCCGTGTTCTCCGGTTTCGCCAACTCGGCTACTTCGGCCGAAAGCAAGGTCGTGCGGTTCAAGAACTGGAAGATCGCATTTATGGAGTTCCGGCGATTCACCATGCAGTACTACCGGCAGAAGTACGGCTCGTGGCCGCCCAAAGCCCGCTCCAAGAAGAATCAGTTCGAAGAAAGCGGACTCAATCGCCAGGTTGTCCGGGATCTCTACAATGACTTTGCTAACCTTTACGACATGCTGGTCGATCGTAACTCCCTAACCACTCGGACACTGGACATGGCTGCGGAAGGATCTGAAACGTCGGACCCTGATGAAATGATGACCCGGGCCCTCCGACAAATTATGAGCGAGTACGATCGGAGTACACCTCCTGTCCAGCCACCAATTCCTTTTGACATTCCGCAGTACCCCTCACTGCAGGCCCTGGAGCGGAAGCCCATGGATGCTAAGaaggaggccaagaagaaggccaagaagctcaaggacgCAGACATCAACGCTGTGCTCATGGACTCGTATACACGGGAGGCTATGAAGCCGACACCCTTCATCGAGGCCTTCATGCAGTTCGAGCGTCGATGCGCCCACGGAAAGACTGTCAACGACATGATCGATTTCCGGTGTGGCCAATGGATCTTCCTCTACTGTGTTATCCAATCGCTGCCCCTTGTCGTTGTTGATGTTCAGGATGTCAAGTacgtggatggggtggagtaCTTCCTCTGCATTGCCCCTCGCGGCGGTGCGCCCTGGATTGGTGGCGATAGCAAGACCGCGCGCAGCTGGTTTGGTGTCGCAGGTGGAGCTGGTGTTGTTAGTCTGCCCTCTGACGTTGTGATCAACGGAGTAGAGGGTATCTACCGACGCAGTCACTGCTGGCAAGTGGCCGAGCAGTGGGCAGAGAAGGATGCAATCTTGGCCCCTCCGACCATTGAAGATCCATACGACAACGAGTcgtccctttcttccccttacCAGGCGCAACAGTCGTCGGCAGATTCGTCCTCCGaacagccgcagcagctgcagcagcaacaacagggACAAGGGACTCCCCTCATGAGCCCCACTGGCctcacaccaccaccggctaTTCCCCGACTGAACTCTCCTGGTATGAACCGGAGGGCGGAACATCGTCATTCGATCTACCCCGGTCTTGAGGCTCTGCCGCTACCCATGGGCGTAGCCCCGATGGAAGCCCCGGCTCGGCCCATCAGTCGGTTCAACCCTAACATGAGTTTTGACGATATCCTCAAACAGGTTCccaaccagaagaagaaataa
- a CDS encoding aminotransferase-like domain-containing protein (COG:E;~EggNog:ENOG410PHRT;~InterPro:IPR004839,IPR015424,IPR015421,IPR015422;~PFAM:PF00155;~go_function: GO:0003824 - catalytic activity [Evidence IEA];~go_function: GO:0030170 - pyridoxal phosphate binding [Evidence IEA];~go_process: GO:0009058 - biosynthetic process [Evidence IEA]), with product MDVEQVDLSRGWPNPALLPTTALAEASAKVLATPAIWTPALMYGPDEGYQPLREHIARWLTTFYQPRDRITPERICITGGASQNVACILQVFTDPVYTRNVWMVAPAYHLSFRIFDDSGFSGRLRAVPQSDAGLDLAYLRQELLIAEERARRENNNAPNYKPTRPWGKVYKHVIYATPTFSNPSTLTMSLPDRENLVRLAREFDALIIADDVYDFLQWSPDPAKTLPQPNRAHLPRLVDVDRYLDGGPGDDWGNVVSNGSFSKLLGPGMRTGWAEATEKVAYGLSQAGSSRSGGAPSHMCAAIIAQLFPTGIVQDFIGDVLQPAYARRYHRMISSIREHLVPLGVGLPPVPDVAGGYFIWLRLPHPLRSSELVPIALREQNLIVASGNVFRIDGDAAGDKNDFDDGMRLCFAWEREDKLEEGVRRLASVIREALK from the exons atgGACGTTGAGCAGGTCGATCTTTCCCGTGGTTGGCCCAACCCCGCCTTGCTGCCCACGACGGCCTTGGCTGAGGCCTCTGCGAAAGTGTTGGCCACCCCGGCCATTTGGACACCGGCCTTGATGTATGGCCCTGATGAAGGGTACCAGCCGTTGCGCGAACACATCGCTCGCTGGCTAACGACGTTCTACCAGCCACGCGACCGCATCACTCCCGAACGCATTTGCATCACGGGTGGCGCCAGTCAGAATGTAGCCTGTATTCTGCAGGTCTTTACTGATCCTGTCTACACACGCAATGTTTGGATGGTCGCACCCGCCTATCATCTATCCTTTCGCATCTTCGATGATTCCGGGTTCTCTGGTCGCCTGAGGGCCGTTCCCCAGAGTGATGCGGGGTTGGATTTGGCCTATCTCCGACAGGAGCTGCTTATTGCCGAGGAGCGGGCAAGGAGGGAAAATAATAACGCACCG AACTACAAACCTACTAGGCCATGGGGTAAAGTCTACAAGCATGTCATCTATGCTACCCCGACTTTCTCCAACCCGTCGACGCTCACCATGTCCTTGCCTGATCGGGAGAATCTGGTTCGTCTTGCGCGAGAATTTGACGCCTTGATCATCGCCGATGATGTCTATGACTTCCTTCAGTGGTCACCAGACCCAGCCAAGACATTACCGCAGCCCAACAGGGCGCACCTACCCCGTCTGGTGGATGTGGACCGGTATCTGGATGGGGGACCCGGGGATGACTGGGGTAATGTGGTGAGCAATGGAAGTTTCAGCAAGCTGCTCGGACCCGGAATGCGGACAGGTTGGGCGGAGGCTACCGAGAAGGTAGCGTATGGTCTGTCACAAGC AGGCTCAAGTCGATCCGGAGGCGCACCGTCGCATATGTGCGCCGCCATCATTGCGCAGCTGTTCCCCACGGGGATTGTACAAGACTTCATTGGCGATGTTCTGCAACCGGCGTACGCCCGCCGCTATCACCGGATGATATCTTCCATACGTGAGCATCTTGTTCCCCTCGGCGTGGGGCTCCCTCCAGTTCCTGATGTGGCAGGGGGATATTTTATTTGGCTCCGGCTCCCACACCCATTACGGTCCAGCGAGCTTGTACCCATCGCACTGCGCGAACAGAATTTGATCGTAGCATCTGGTAATGTCTTTCGGATAGATGGAGATGCGGCAGGAGACAAGAACGACTTTGACGACGGCATGCGCCTCTGTTTCGCGTGGGAGCGGGAGGACAAACTCGAAGAGGGGGTGCGTCGACTTGCATCGGTCATTCGTGAAGCTCTCAAGTAA